In Chroicocephalus ridibundus chromosome 2, bChrRid1.1, whole genome shotgun sequence, the DNA window CCTTATGTAGGAGACTGACTGGTTCAATGGGACTAGGTCACTTCTTCCCACTGGATTTTAATGCACCTTCTTGAGTCCCTGAATCTTTTGGTGAATTAACATAAGTTTTAATTGAAGTCCCTGCATATCTCTGTGACAAATCTGATCTTGGTTTTTAGGCAGAGTGTTTTTTTGAGGATATTTCTGCTGTCCCAGTTGTACAGGATGCTGTCCTTGGTGCAACAGAACCATCAGTCTTTCATTATGATATATCTGTGCTGCCTAATGCTGTGCTTTGTCTTTGGGCTCTTCAGATAATGTCTGCGCTTTAACAGTTCCTTGACACTGATGTCTTCAATGTAACTGCTGAAGGCAGGAAAATGTTTCTGACCCTCCTTTCTGTACCTCCTCCACCCCAGCATGTGGCATTATTCCAGCCTTCCTGTCATGCAGTGTGAGAAGCTTGTATAGATGGTCTGGCTGAAAGCCTGAGGGTTTTGATCACCAGCAGAAAGTGCTTTTATGAGAGGAAGTGAGAAGCAAAAGCACAGGGGAAGATCTTTTTGCCTTGCTGAGATCTTTTTGCTATTGTGGTGAAGTGATGACTGACAATGGCGCGTGTCTGATTCTGGCATTTGAGTTAGCAGTAAGAGGTTGGGTTGGCTTGTAACAACATCCAATAAGAGGCCTTAAGATGAATATTATACTTAATACTTTGAGGCAAAAGTGGCACGTATTCTGCTGTGAAAGAGACGAATTCATACTTCTCTGTTGGATGCCTTTTTGATTTGTCTACCCTGAATTCTTAAGTTGAAGATGAAGGGACAGTGATACTTGCGTAAAAGCTTGTGATTCCAAGtccccctttttctctcctcctcctccctgcactgACTGAATTTTTGACCTTTTTGAACTGATTTCTTATCTGCTTGCACAATGCTGCtttgggaaaggaagaagcaatAGTAACTGAGGAGAAAGGGCGGTAGGTGTTGGTGGCAAGACTGTCTTCATTCAACTTACATTGCCTGAGACTGTACCTTCGGAATGCAGGAAATGCCTACTACTACCCCTGTCTTTTCAGCATTGTGCAACCAGATGCTGACTATCTCTCCCCATAAAAGAAAAGATGTCTGTCTTGGGAAGGGGTTTTTAACTATCAGGAGAGGGTTATAGGAAGATATCTTACTGGACTTTTTCGGTTGATTAAGATCAGTTGGATGATACATGGCTCAATTTCCCCCAATGATGGTGTGTCAAGGAcatctctcctctgttttcatcATCCCACAACTCTGAGCTGCTTTGGAGTTAAATAAGAATTTCCTCCCACCATCAGAAATGTTTTATACTATCTGATAACTGGGTTGTCTTGTCTTTTATGGTCtcaaaattaaatcttaaatttttgttttacttatggGATTGTTCTTCCTGTTGTGCCTCCCCCTACCCCCATCCCATTTTTGTGAAAGGAAAGTTGGAAGCTCATGTTGACTGTGAACCCCCCTTTAACCAGTCATAGAAGCTTATGGGTCTGTGTGTTTTTAACAGCTTTGAGTCAAAAAATGGCTGTGGGAAATTGTACATAtatctgcagagcagcaggctggaTGGTTTGTGCAAAATTCCTGAGTATGTTTGCATCAGTAACAAAGAGCCTGGCTCCGGGCGTGTGGGGACTTATTCTCAGCAGGTGATGAAGTGAGAGTGGTTTTCATGGGTAGAAGGCAGCGTGGGATGGATTCAGTCCTTGAATACTTTAGTGCTTTAAGGAGGTAAAAAATGCATTACAAAGCACGTTAGTGTAAGTTTGCCTGGGGATAAGTGAGGAGTGGTAACGGTAATCTTGCTGATAAATGGTAGAGACTTTCTCTTGAGAATTTGTTTCTGTtgctattaattttctttagtgCAGTTGTGTAGACTGTCTGGCTAGCACTTTAAAATTAGAAAACTTATTGGAAACCTTTATTCACAATTTGTTGCTTGTATTCTTGTAACTTCTTGTACTCAATATTCCCTGAACTGTCCTAGAGATACTGTGGTGTTGGGGGTGGAAATGTGACCTCATATTTTTCCTAACAGGAAAGAGATGAACCCATCACTCCTGTTTCATGTTTCTTTGATCTCTTCAAAAAGACATGTCTTCTCTGAGCTTTTCAAAAGATAGTGCAGAAGGGATTGATATGACAGTGGTACTACCACCAAACGTAGGTGATTCTAATTGTCCTCTTCCACCCCACTTTCAGCTGGATCTGTGTGAGAAACTTGAGAGGTCCAGATTGTCTTTGCTGAGTAAGAGGtattaaaacactttttccactAGCTGATTTTGTGTGAGGAGGATTCGTCATTGTTTTTGGGGTGGAATCTTCAGAAGTAACTGCTTAACCttaatcagttttcatttaagTCGGTGAGTATGGCTATGCTGTCTCTGAGCTTCATCCTGGATCCTATATTTTCAGGCAGACAGACAAGACTTACCTTCTCTTTGTTTCCTCCTGGTAGCTTTCTCTGAGATatgtactgttttgttttgttgttgggttttgttttgtattttttttttttaaatctgcttcagattttaaaatctgtgaaagaAGTAGCAGCATAAAGGGAAGGGAGGCCTTTAAAAAACACATACTCTAGTGTGCTCTTGAGAGGCGTAAAACAGCATGAGGTTCCCAATATCTGATGATCCTACTTTCTAGAGCACTAGTCAACCATTTTGTGTATATGTAGTTGAGATGTTTATCAACCTTACTGTCATATTGTAAGAATTAACTGAAtaactcccccccccgccttttttttccccctgtagtaGAGCAGAAAGTTGTAAGTAGATCTCTTTTGGTATATGTAATCCAGAACAAGAAATGTGTTCAGAGATTCCATATTCCTTGAGATAACCTAGTAAGCCCGTGACAAATGCTGACATCTAGCATCTTTTGGTTCCTGAGCCTTCGTGTTTGCACCAGGGCAACTGACCTCACGTGAGTTGTTGGAAGATCAAAATGGGGGAAAGGTGTAAAACTGTGCCTTTGAATTTTCTTGACTAGTATGTAGGAGGCTACAGTTTCTGGTCTTCTGTAAAATTAGATTTAGATTAAACCCAGTTTGATGATAATCTAGGACTTTATGTTTTTCTGCTAACATTATGCTCAGTGGTAGCTGAGACATGCGTATAAGAATAATTAAGTAATTATTCTTGAAATTCATGTGGTTTTCCTATTTAttctgttcttgttttcagtGGAATCTGGCTGAGAATCTATTCCAGTTGTTTTCGACCAAAAAGGACAATTTGGAAAATGACGTCTGAACAAACAGAGACTGTTTCCTTGGACTGTGCTGCTCTACATGATAGAAAGCCTGGGTACTGGAAGAAAGAATACATCTTCAAACAAATAGCTGCTGTCAAAACTAGAGTAATGCGACTTGTTAAACCTGTAGATCCTTATACAGGTCTTCCATGTAAAAACAAAGAAGCTATCAAGTAAGCAATGCCTTGtcacaaaaaaatgtttacttgAGAACAATGTAAGGAATATTAATGGCTTTGGAAATGCTGGGGGGATATGGAAATGGAGCtacaaaatatatattataatgGAAAGATACAATGATGGCCTCTAAATGACCTAGCCTGAGAAACATAAGTAGCGGTTAGTAGAAATTTAAGAATTCTGTTGGAAGCATAGTTTAGGTTTTGTCACTTTgggaatctattttttttaacaccccTCTTCCCTCTCAATTCCTAAATAACAGAGCCTCTGGCTTGAGTTGGATAATTGTTCTAAAGGACAAAAATGGAAAGGAGCATATAATGGAGAAGGCAAACCTGTCATTTAAGGACACATCTGTTACTATACTATGGTATAGTACAAATTGGCCATGCTTAGACATCCTGTCAGCCTTAAAACTATTTGGAGTTACGCCATTGCTTCCTGACCAAAGCAGAGATCCCAGCAAGAATGGGTGAGTTTTAACATAGGATTTTTGAGGGGTTTCTGGTGTAGCTGGTTGATAATGTGTCTGTAGGAGTAATCTGACCTTGGTTTGACTTAACTTGTTAATTCTTTCTTAGAAAGCCTCTCTGTAGTATCTTTTTCAAAGCCTATGTCCTTCTTTTCACTGGTAGAGCTTTTTAGCAAGGAACGGATATAATCCAGCAAGCTATGGCATTAATTCATAGGTTAATGTAGCTACTGGCATGCAAGATACAGACTGGTAGGTCCTGCCTTGGAAAGCTGAACTAAGGCATAGATAGAAATGACCATGCAACAAGCATGCAAATCTAGCAAAATTTAATGAGAGACATTTGGATTGGAACAGTTGATATATGTTTACGTAGCTACAATCAGGTAATCTGTGTtattaacattttactttttttttctgtttgttagaTGTGTATGTGAATTTAGGGAACTTGGGGTTTGGCAGCAAGTACAGTATAAGTACATTCATATAAAAAAAGTAGTCTACAGCACAATGTGGGATAGCTGTTATTTTGTAACTTAAGCGTGTACAATATTTTTCTGGCATTATATTCTCAGAAAAGatgtttaaattaaatgtgtGTATTTGAGGTATGTATGTATTTGGTTGCTGTCAAGGAGTTTTCCACATGTCTCTCTTATGTGTTGTTTTACTATATGCAGTATAATCTGTATCCCTCTTACACAAAACCCCTAGCAGTAGAGCtctgaaaaagagagaattgtTCACCTACAAAAAACATGGTTCCTCAAGCAGAAGCAAAGTactcacctaaaaaaaaaataataaagagaagcCTTTTGTGTAAAGTCAGCTAAACAATCTTGCAGTCAAATTGTGTGGGAAATGTAGTTGTTTCACCAAGATGATGACTCATATGtagaaaatagtaaaaatttgCAGGCAGTTAgtgtatttatttcacagaatcataagTTGTTAGAGCTTGTGAATATACGTGAAGGTAATGATTTCACAAATATCAGTATGTTACTCAGAATGTTAAGAATATAAGGACCTAGTGCCAGGGACTTTAGGAAAGTCTCTGTATTTATACCAGCCTGACTGACTTAGAGGGAGAGGGTTgatgtcccatccctgccccaaaTCTTACAGTTGAAGGTAATGTGACGAAGTTCTTGGCAGTTGCTGCCTCCCTAGCAGTGTGCGGTGGTAGGTGATACTACTGTGATGCTATTGGCAAATCTAGGAACAACTTTGAATATAATAAGAGCCTAAGTCTATGAAGGGTTTTAGAAAGAGTTATTTCTCCATTCTGAATAGGCAACACAGACTCCgctttctgctcttttttatGCATTGTTAGCCAATAAGAACGCTTACGAAGTATGAACTTTAGTTAAAGGGTATCATGGAGCTAAATTGCTTCAATTACAGGCAAaatctagaaattattttctaaaaagggAAAGCTTCCTTTAACAGAAGCTTTTAACTTATTATATGTACAGTTTGATCTTTTTCTTGGAATTTTGTTTCCGTGGAAGAAGAATTTAGCTTTTTAGTAGCTTGCTTCATACTGAAAAATGTTCCATCTAGTACCAACAtagtattaaaaacaaattataaagTAATTCTGTAGCTGTTTTGAAATATTGGGTAAACATACATGTTCTTCTTTTTTAAGTAGTATCCTATAGCCATCCTATGGtggcttttgtttcatttcttgttGGGTTTTGAGATCCTGCTAGTATGCTGTAGTTGTTCAGAAGTTTATGGCTATGCGTGCTGAATGCTTTTAAAACCGTTTTCATCCTGTGCTGTTGGTCAGACTTCAGAGTTAAAAGTGGAATTAGGCTGAACTTTTACACAAATAAGGAGACACAGTCTTGTTGCTACATTGTGTGTGTTCTTTTCAAAGACCTCGTCGACGTTCCTTAATTGCTGAATACCATCTTGCTAACCTGACTGAAAGCAGTGTAGCACTTGGTGCCGATAAACTCGTCCAGCTCTTCGGTCTCAATCCAGGACTTTTAGTAGGACTTTGGAAGGTAAGATAACATTTTGTTTCAATGTTTTATTATGACTTgaagaaacagattattttgccTTGTAGTTTGGGATTTTGGGAGTTTTgggggtttctcttttttttttgtcttcctttttttttctttggattttgaAAGATCTTGTCTaaataaacaacaagaaaataaaagtaggGACAGCTAGTCAATGATTTATTGTATTCTAAAGAGCTGTTGCAGAAGTatctaattttcaaaaaaaatccacttctaaTTAAGAGAACAGTTATGTATCGTAGTGTATTAGATACTGTACTGatcttatttctgtgttttattgtatttattttgcagtctTCACACGCCAAAGTTTGATATcctaaagacattttaaatagaaCGTTTTGAGGAGAGATGTGCTTCTTCCCCTGACTTATGCCTTGCCCTGTCCCCATCACTCAAAGTGATGAATTCCCACAAGGCAACTTTGCTAGTTGTTTCCTTTAATCTACATCACCAGGTAGTTGTATCGTGCTCTAGCAGGAGGAACACTGTAAATCGTGCCCTTTTGGGAATATTCAGTTTTTGGTTTTAAGTGTCTAAGTTAAAGGGTTAGTCTCTGTAGGCTGTGTGTGGAGATGGATGTCTTTAGAAGGCAGTACAAAACATCTGAAGTGGACTTCTCTAAAGGAATCTGCATCTTTGCACTGAATGCGCTGGCACCCAGGTGTCTGCCTGAAGCTGTGTACGGTTGGGTGGTATGGAAGTCTGTCTCAGGTGTTCTGCTCTTGGACTGAATTCCGAGGTGGCAGCCCTCCCCGAGCCATGTTAATGAGTTAGACTTACAGTATTTGGCACTGGCAAAGAACTTGCCTCAGGGAGCCTGTGAACAGTTGCTCTAAGTTGTGTCTCATTTCCAGCTGAAAACTCTTGCTACCTCAAATGCGCACAATCACCAGAGGAATTGTTTAAAACTGCAGAAGGAATATTTGTTTCACTCTTCCTTAGAGGCGTCCATTTCTTAGAAAACCTGAGGCTGGCTGACATGCCTGAGCCTATTACAGGTTGTCTCTATGAAAAACTCCAATAAGCGAACAGACGTTTCTTTTGTATCTTCAGAAGTTTAGCAGTTTGGTGTCCCTGTGGTGTTGTCCCTGTGGTCTTGCTAGCATGTTACCCCTTCCCGTGCTTGGAAAGAGAACCCTTTCAGCACCTGGAAATGGTTCAACCATAACTAAGTTCCACAAAGTTGTTAAGCATGGAGTGCCTCACTCTAGTGTATTTTTCCTGCTTACTTTTCTGAACAGCTGTTATTATTCCCTATGTGGGCAGAGTAGCATTAGGCAGTTAACTGTAGATGGgtgtaataattttaaatgccACATGTCTTAGCTTAGCTGTGTAACAGAAATTGATGATGCTAGTAGTTTCGACAGCTAAGGACAGGTTATGTGGGCTTTCTGGTATTTGGACAGAGAAAGACTGAGAGATTCTATGTGCGTGATAAATCTCTGTCATATCTTTTTTTAGCTGTAATTTTGCATTGTATCTATTGCAGgagtatctaaaaaaaaaaaaagtttaagtagGGCATGTCATTTTCTGTTTGGTAACCCAGAGATGAAAACAATAGCTGCCCACTTTTCAGGACAGTAATAGGCTGCTGGCTGTGAATAATTTTGCTATTGACTTGTGTGTTTGCGAATGTAGGacttagaaatgcatttttctttaaaaaaaaaaaaaaagagttgaaatcCTAGTATTCTGTGTTCTTGAAGTAGATAGATACCTTTGGCTCTGTTTAGTTGTCACATTGAGCTCTGAAGTTTTCTTTGAGCTATAGAGGGCCTGTACAAGGTATGTCTTTTCTCAAGGGTATGTCATCTGGTGAAGACATCTGGGGTTTTATTTGAAAGTCAATATTTCTATTGAATAGCTCTGTATTCCTCAGTGATGATTCCCTCTTTGCCAATAGTTCCTTACATATGAAAATAAGCTTGATGCTTAGGTATTTAGTAGCTGGGTGTAAGGCCTGTTGGACTCTTTTTAGGTGTCCATTTTTAAAGTGGTGAGTAGAAGCTAGAGAAGTACAATTCATGGAATGCTGTTGATAACTTTTGCCCTTCCCCCATAATACAGAAATGCTGCGATCTTTTACATATATTCTGTATTATTGTGAAAATACAGTAGTAGTTAGAGGAGTCCACGTGTTAAAGCAAGTCATTATCAACGTTATTACAGTAACTGGCAGAGTAATAAGCAGCAGCATTTATCTATGAATTTTAATGCTCAGGAAGACCttgtgaaaaaaagtatttccatatgaaaataaatttactttaattaacttttcaggagaaaaatgaaattgcttttgttATGGCGAGTCTTCATTATCATCAACTTCTTGAGAGAAGCACTTTGGGTTCTGCTACTGTGTAAGTTTTGGTTTCTCCTTTGTGGGTAATAAAGATAACCTTTTGAATAAAGCTTTGAGTTTTACAGTTAAAATTGGCTGCTGGTAAGAGGTTTATATGTAGGCAGTAATTATTCTTGCTTAATATAAACAACAGTTATGGTAACTATATACAAAGCTGTGTaagtattttcatattaaaatgttGCTATTGTTATGCTATTAAGGAGATAATTTAGTCATACAAGTGTACTGGTGCTTGCTGTATTGACAAAGTTAGAAATACACTGCccatattttctcccttttcgTAAGCAGTCTTTTTATTCCCTCTTCCTATCTGAAAGACCTAGAAAAGAGGGAGATGTTTTAGGAAGTAGGAAAATAATCTTTATCTGtgtaagagggaagaaaaaattctAGTAAACTGGTAAGGTGCCTGCATTTATCATACAGTCCTGTTGGAAAAAATAGCTGGATTTCCTATGAAGtatttgtgtatatgtgtatattgCAGTGTATAATATAGTATCTGTTTATACACTGTAAACCGTTTAAAAAGATGGAGGTTTTTAGCTTTAGAGGATGATTTTTGGgtatttgttttctcctcaatGTACCCCCTCAGCTCTCTGCTCCGATACTGTTGTATCTACTGGTAATCTCATGTGTCCGCTGTAACGTAGCGTGGCTCTTTTCACACAGAATGTAAAATTTAACACTGTCTCCCTTACTACCAAATAGGATCCTATCTAGGAGCTGCTCAGTTGCCTCTGGGATTTGGGCTCTTCTTGTCATTTATGTACAGTAGCTTCTCTTTTAGGTTAGTACACACAAAATTATTCAATAACTGCTCTTCCAGAGAAACCTGTAGctagttggctttttttttttttctttttagcatgcGTAAACAAGTCTGTATTTTGGAGTTTAATGAATGTACCTTTTAAAGTACCTTTGGCTAGGCTGGACAGCTAATTAGAAGTATTAGACAGCTTAAAAGAAGTATGATGAACTAGAGATGCTTGGTTATCAAAAGcattaataaagaagaaaagttgtatcttctaataattttttttcccctcttataaCCTCTCCTAAGATGATAGGAGAGTGTAGGGCTATTTACTAGATCTCTTTCTATTAAGTCATTCCCCCTTTGCTtaattctattattatttttaaagtcaatATGCACTTCCACCTAATAAACCCATGTTGGATGATGTTGACCCAGAATATGGACTGCATGATTACAGTCTACATCTTGATATCCACGGTGGAAGCTGCACCTACCTGTGTGGTACATTCAAGAGCCTCTTCTGCAGAAAAGGTAGAGTTGACAGCACAGTAATGTCTGATTTTAAAATGATCTCTGCTGTTATGTTTTCCCTCTTATATCCAATATCTCTGTTTTAAGGGGAGAAATTGAAATGGATATTTAAGAGTAAGCTATCTTTTTGTTTATTGTGTGATTTCTTTATATTTGCATGTTGCATTGTGTGGTGGTGTAAGTTTGCTCTATATGAAGTCTGCCTGCTGTTACATTGACATAGTGACAGGCCCGAGATACAAGTTCTGCAGATTGTCAGGATATTTTCATTTGGTTCGGTGATGAGTTAATAATGCAGTGGCACAGCTTTTGGTGCAGGCTGATGTTCCTTCCACTTGTATACTATAAGGGAGAGTGAGTTTATCCCCATACACTTTGTAGACCTGTTTCCGTAGAATTCTTCTCAAGTATACTTAAAGTGCATTGACAGattgaatatttaaatatatttgtagaaGATAGTGTGAACTTTACAATTTATAGCTTTTGTTTAGGTCAGCTTAAGGTTGCCTATTCTGACATCCTTTCATTGTGTAATAAACAATTTCAGTGATTGTTTTTGACTGTGCTTTTTTTCAATTATTAGAATTTCTTTTAATGATACATGATTGGCTATTCTTGTTGTTCCAGTACAGCCCAACTTAATAATTCCAGTAGGGTTTTGCAAAATATATTGGGTGGACTTCAACACAACCCTGCCTGCAGCTACACACCTGACTTTTCGTCAGTAGagacagattaaaatattaaacttaaaattaaaaaattaaacactgtaAATTAATTCTTGCTCCCCAGTATTTATCTGATAACAGTACTAATGAGCCTTCTGTCGATttgagaaaatactgtttttaatgCAGACAGTAGAGGGCACTGTTATCAGGCTTGAGTGCTTTTACGGTGTTAGAACAAACTTcctcatgactttttttttttttttttttttttttaaatgtgtatttgaTGACTCCAAGGACTGTCATTTAGACTGTAGCCTTGTGCACAGTGTGGAGTGTTGTAATCCTTTGAATTTGAAACATACATGTTTTCAGATTCCCAAAAAGCTGTAAGCTTGAAATAAAGGAATACTTAAAAGGGtaaaacttcagtgaaattcTATCCATGTAGCAATAGAAATCTCTCCTGAGGTGCTGTTCAATACAGGAGTCTTCTTTATACcctcaaaaaccccacaaaatattCTTCTGTAAATTGACCAGAGGGTTGGCTTTTTggtttagggtttgtttttctttttctaggtgaatgtcatgttttgttttctaaaatgaaaattttatgcTCCTAGCAATACAGTTGTACAAGAGAAAGCAGTATGTAGCATGCTTTCTTTGTTGGTATCACTTTTTTGACGCTTAGAAGCTACTTCTGTTAAAGATTAAGCTGATGTTTATGCAAATTTTAGCAAATGTCCAGGAGCTACAGTTGTGATGCCATCTCACTTTGCTAGTTAGAGAATCTGTTTTATGATCACGATTGTTTTCTGAACTGCTTCAGCTTTGTGTCCTTTAGCTGTGTGACAGCCGCCTGATTCTTCCCTCACAGGACACTAGCCAGCTGAAGCTGTGGTTCTGCAGGCAATAAGCTCATTTCTCATTACTCCCTTCCACGTACTTGCACAGTAATTCCTTTTGGAAAATGCTTGCTTTCCTCCATAATGTGTGTTCAAAAATGATATAGTGAGGCAGTTTATGGCTGTCTGCTGTTACATATCTTCACGGTAATTTGTTGTTCACTTTGGTCTTTCTGGTAAACATGGTGTTCCTGAATGTGGCCAGGAGTATAGGTTTGTCCAGGCTGGTTGTATTTGATGGTTTGCAGTTTTTTGTTTAGACTCCATTCTAATGGCACTCTTTGTCCCATTTTCTGGGAGCGCGCTGAAGCATGGAGTTCTCCAACATCATGAGAAGGCTTTCTATTTCTTAAGATTTTCTACTCAatccagaattattttaaatcattgaTGTGACATGCCAATGGCAGTTTCCACAACCTGAGACACAGATCAGTTGTCAGCTATTATACTGGggttttacttatttatttgtttccattaGGAAGTGGTAGACACTCCTGGGTTACCAGGGAATGTCCATTTCTTATTCTGCAGAATAACTGATTTGTTAACATTTAGTTTTgtatttgtctgctttttgttAGTGTTCATTAATGTTGTTCTTCATTTTATTGCTCTATTTTCAATTCTTTCTGCAAAATTcttaacattaaattaaaaaagttatATCACACTTCATTGAACCAAGTGGATGGAGAATATATGgcttcagatctttttttttttttctgttgttaataCTTGCAGTGCAGTAACTAGCTGTTTTGCCACtgtgttttgtctgtcttttagcattttattttatgctcCTTCCATTTAAAAAGAATTGGTAATATGGTCTTGTTGACAGATACTCTAGGGTGAATATGCTAAATACTTTCAAATTGAATTGAAGGTACTAGAaaacttttcttgttttcaagaaGCTGTGACAGGCTTTTCATATGACTCATAGAAGCCATGAATACTCCATCTAgctttttaataaactttcttGAAATGTATTTACCTAGGTTTTCCACTTTTTAAGCATAGCTTTGTAGCCATATGGTAGTCTAAGCTTGGCTTTTCAGAGTTAGTCTGTGTTGATGTAAGTAAATGTGTTCTGCCTGCAAAACGTAATGGggtgatttttgtgtgtttagaGAGCTCTTAAGATTTGTTTGTAAAATATCACATCatgtatttgaaatgtttttgcttgACCTTGAAGGTTGATTTGT includes these proteins:
- the FBXO15 gene encoding F-box only protein 15, producing MKPKPRLCIESMPSEMLMKIFSYLDAVSLLCVGCVNKHFYHLANDNGIWLRIYSSCFRPKRTIWKMTSEQTETVSLDCAALHDRKPGYWKKEYIFKQIAAVKTRVMRLVKPVDPYTGLPCKNKEAIKASGLSWIIVLKDKNGKEHIMEKANLSFKDTSVTILWYSTNWPCLDILSALKLFGVTPLLPDQSRDPSKNGPRRRSLIAEYHLANLTESSVALGADKLVQLFGLNPGLLVGLWKEKNEIAFVMASLHYHQLLERSTLGSATVQYALPPNKPMLDDVDPEYGLHDYSLHLDIHGGSCTYLCGTFKSLFCRKDSVCPETCRFCPLSCIGLLPPHSDIANGYLRLTVVSLKDNTKHLPLIGTLGLSWETEAFKGNVKDCCVMDVTLLDEAGKPFWCFSAPVYMELSSKASSFYDYMGHIYTTDYADSEGKVCVELVWLEETKEYFIVNLVLYISTRKVNNWYGTNY